The stretch of DNA AGTGCGGAATACGCTGATAGTAGTGTTATGTCGTCATGGCCATGGTTTTTAGGCGCTGCTATTGTTGGGGGCGCAGGTATTGGCTATGCGATCTATGATCATAATAAAGATGATGGTGGTAACTCGTCTTCTTTCTCTCCTTTAGGATCTCAACCTGAAACTCAGCCAGAGGCTCAACCAGAGTCTGAAGCTGGGCCAGAACCTCAACCCGAGCCAGAACCGGAGCCTTTACCGAATCCGGGTGGTGCAATAGATGATACTCTCGCAACCCCTGTGGTTGGCGATATGAGTTCAGATCAAAGCTAAACAATGATTCAGGGCACGGGAGAAGCGGGTTGTACTATTACTATTTATGACAATGGTGAAGCCATTGGCTCAACGATTGTCAGTGCAGAAGGCAACTGGGTTTTTACTGCTGATACCGTTTTAATCGATGGTTCACACAATATTTCTCTTATCCAAACCAGTCCATCAGGGGTAACTAACGGCTCTGCGGAAGATTTTCCGTTTATTGTTGATACCGTGCCGCCAGCGACACCGGTAATTAACGATATTGCTGGCGATAGTTCATTACCAACCTTCTCTGGCGAAGGTGAGCCAGGCAGTACCATTACTATTTTTGATAACAATACCGAGATTAGCCCGGCATTTATGGGTAGAAATACCGCCGGAAACGGCAATGTTATTGGACAAGTGATTGTAGGTGAAGATGGTAAATGGAGCTTTACGCCAGACAGTCCTTTGCCTGCTGGCGAACACCATATCACCGTTATTGCAACCGATAAGGCCGGAAATCAGAGCTCGCCATCAGAAGAATGGGTTCTTACCATCCATCCTACGGCGTTGGAAGTACCTACTATTGAGTCCGTAATCGATGATGTTGGCGGTTATCAGGGCATGTTACAAAATGGCGATAACACCGATGACTATACGCCAACCTTTAGCGGTAAAGCTGAAGCCGGTGGTATGGTTATTCTTTATGGCAACGGTCAAATTATTGGCTCTACCGTAGTTGATACCAACGGTAACTGGACATTTACCCCAGCAACACCATTAGCCATGGGTGAGTATGACTTCACCGTCGCAGCAATGGATGCAGCGGGTAATATTA from Limnobaculum xujianqingii encodes:
- a CDS encoding Ig-like domain-containing protein; the encoded protein is MIQGTGEAGCTITIYDNGEAIGSTIVSAEGNWVFTADTVLIDGSHNISLIQTSPSGVTNGSAEDFPFIVDTVPPATPVINDIAGDSSLPTFSGEGEPGSTITIFDNNTEISPAFMGRNTAGNGNVIGQVIVGEDGKWSFTPDSPLPAGEHHITVIATDKAGNQSSPSEEWVLTIHPTALEVPTIESVIDDVGGYQGMLQNGDNTDDYTPTFSGKAEAGGMVILYGNGQIIGSTVVDTNGNWTFTPATPLAMGEYDFTVAAMDAAGNISDQSGSIHLILDGVVIPNFVEITHIIDDVGAVTGSLASNDVTDDARPQISGTATPGHAINIYDGAVLLGSTVTDENGNWSFTPEVDLADGRHSFSAVAVDAAGNASSPTAEFVVTIDTAVTPNPEEPASPTIDLVQDDVGAVQGNLSNGSITDDNRPTLVGSANPGHIVNLYDGDMLLGSTVADAQGNWSFTPVALPDGPHSFYVTGTNSAGETS